DNA sequence from the Actinacidiphila yeochonensis CN732 genome:
GCGCCCCCACGCTCCAGGCGTGCGGGTCGCCGGCCAGCTCGCCGAGCGCGGACTGCCCGGAGAGGACGACGTCGGCGGGGGTGCGGCCGGTGGCCGCGGTGTAGAGGGCGGCGCACCCGGCGGTGGCCAGCGCGCACACCACGGCGACCGGGAGCGGCCGGGCCGCCGCCCGCACGGCCACCCAGACGCCGCCGGCCGTGATCCGGTGCACCACCACGCCGATCACCACCCCGGCGAGGATCGACCAGACGACGTCGCCGGTGTCCAGTACGGGCGGGGCGGGCAGGCCGATGCTCAGGCTGCCGGTCTTGAGGCCGGTCCAGCGGCCGAAGCCGGTGAAGACGACCGAGCCGATGCCGCAGCACAGCAGCGCGGGCAGCATCACGGCGAACAGCTGCGGGCCGCCCACTCCGGCGACCTCCATCAGCAGCACGGCGGCGACCAGCGGGTTGCCGAAGATGACGGCGATGGCGGCGCCGGAGCCGGCGGCGGTCAGCAGCGTGTCGCCCTGCTGGCTCGCCGGGGCCCGCGCCAGGTCGCGGAAGAGCAGCGCGAGGCCGCCGCCGAGCGCGATCAGCGGCGCCTCCGGGCCCAGGACGACGCCGAGCGGCAGGCCGGCGACCGCCGCGAGGACGATGCCGGGCAGCGCGCGGACCGTCGTCCCGCCCGGGTGCAGCCCACCCGCGGGGACGTGCCCGCCACGGCCCGGCAGCCACTTCACGACGCTTCCGACGGCCACCCCGGCCACCGCGAGCGGCGGGAACGGCCACCACCACGGCGGCCGCGACCAGCCCAGGTGGTGCGGCCAGCTCTCCCAGAGCAGGTGCTGCACCTCGTGCAGCCCCGCCAGGAACCAGAAGGCGACCAGCGAGACGGGGACGCCGATGAGCGCGCAGAACACCAGCGCCTTGCGGTACTCCGGCTTGCGCAGCATCTCCCGCAGCGGGTCGGCGCCCGCCGCGGCCTTCACCTCAGCGATTGCCTCGCCCCCTCACCCGCCCCCGCACACCGAACCGGACGAACCGAACATATCGCCCCACCCCGACCCCGAGGGGCCGACGCGCCCCACGCCCGGCGCGCGGCACGAGGGGCACCGGGCGGATCCGGGCGGCACCCGGCACGGGACGGCGCCCGGCCGGCACCGCCAGGACCCGGCCGCCGCCGCGCGGGATCGCTTGCGCCACCATTCCCCTTGACGCTGCCAATTCCGACATTTAGGCTGTTCGCGCCGAACCGCTGTTTCGACGCATCGACAACGGGGTGATCCACGCAGCCATGAACGTGCAGACCTGGCCACTCGTCGGGTGGCGCGACATCGTGCACGCCTTCAGGCCCGACCATTCGGCCCGCGAGGCTCACCTGAAGACGCTGCGCCGCAACCACGTCGTCTCCGACGGCATCCGGTTCACCCGCCGAGCCAACCATCGCCTGGCGGGGGCGGGACACCTCTACAGCCACCTCAACGTCAGCGCGGCGGTGCTCCACCGCCAGGACCGGACGGAGGACGCCCGGGCGTACCGGGAGCGCGCCACCGCCCTGGAAGGGGAGTTGGCGCGGGTGTTGAGGGCGTACCACCTCGGCGCCGACGAGGTGGAGCCACTGACGGAACTGGCCTCGCGCGAGGCCCGTGGAGCCATGGCCCGCCTCAGCGACCTCACCGAGGAGGCCCTTGCCGGACTGCCGCCCGTCGCCGATCAGGACGTCACGCGCGGACTCCTGCACAGCGCGGACGGCAGGAGGGTCCGCTTCGTCGATGCCGAGGGCACCGTGGAGCGCTACCTCCCGTACGGCCTGTTGGAGTCCTCCGGCTTGTCGGTCGGCGACCACGCGGTCCTCATCAGCGAGTTCACGGGCGCCTCCCTCGTCATCCGCCTCGAACCCGGTCTCCTCGTGCAGTCGCAGCCCGGCCTGGGGACCGATGCCCAGACGGACCCGGAGGCGGATGACGCGGCCGGAGCCGAGTCCGCCGAGGGCGGCGAGCGGGTCAGAGCCCCTCTGGGCGACGACGCATACCGGGCAGCCCTGTTTGATCATCTGGACACGGAAGATGCGGACGGACCATAGAATCTTCCGATGGACGGCGTTTACTGGTCGTTTGGCACGAAATCAGACCGCGTCGAGCTGCGATCCTTCGACTGCTGTCCCGGCGACGCGGGACCACCCGTCAGGCGGCCCGACGGCAGCCGGGTGTGCCCGGAGCCGTGGTCACACGAGGTGCAGACGTACTTCCGGCAGCACGCGATCAGCGACACCAACAGGTTCAGCGCGTCGAA
Encoded proteins:
- a CDS encoding chloride channel protein — translated: MKAAAGADPLREMLRKPEYRKALVFCALIGVPVSLVAFWFLAGLHEVQHLLWESWPHHLGWSRPPWWWPFPPLAVAGVAVGSVVKWLPGRGGHVPAGGLHPGGTTVRALPGIVLAAVAGLPLGVVLGPEAPLIALGGGLALLFRDLARAPASQQGDTLLTAAGSGAAIAVIFGNPLVAAVLLMEVAGVGGPQLFAVMLPALLCCGIGSVVFTGFGRWTGLKTGSLSIGLPAPPVLDTGDVVWSILAGVVIGVVVHRITAGGVWVAVRAAARPLPVAVVCALATAGCAALYTAATGRTPADVVLSGQSALGELAGDPHAWSVGALFAVLAFKGIGYTLCLGSLRGGPIFPAVFLGGAAGVLMAPLPGFGLVPAMAAGMGAAVVAALRLPISGTVLVVLLLGHSGSIPVIVLAAVTAFMTAELLPLPRHPVPSG